ATACGACGGCGTTATGGACTTTGCCGTCTTTGCCGATGGAGATGCGCACGCGTACTTCTACTTTTTTGCGAAGGGGCGATTTGCAGACTGCCGTACCGCGCGATACGACGACAGGTCCGCAGGAGAGGTCTCTGCCACTCGCGCCATCGTTACCGCTTATGCCGACGCCTTGTCCGCCATGACTGCCGCCTGCTGCACTCCCGTTCGAGGCACTACTGCCCGCTGCGCCGGGAGTGACGACAGGAGCCGATTCGGTCGCTTCTTCGGGCGATACGATCTTCTGCGTCGGCATGATCGTTTTCGGCGTGGTCGCTTCTTTGGGCTTCAAGGCAGGGATGGCTTTAGCTTCCTGCATAGCGGCAGGGGCGGTAGAGCTTTTCGGGATCGGAGGCAGGTCTTTGATATCGACGAGCTCAAGGTCTAAGTAATCTTCCTGCGGATTCGGTTTCGGCGCGAAGGGGTTGACCCATGCGATCCATGACAGGAGGATCAGATGGAAGATGAGCGAGCCGATGAAGGAACGCTTCCACCATTTTTCATGATTCATATGATGCGCCTCCTATTATTCGGCGGCGCGCTCGGTCGCAACGCTGACGCGACTGATGCCTGCTTTTTTCATATCGTCGAGCACCATGATGACTTGTCCGTAGGCGATGCCTTGGTCGGCACGCAGGACGAAGACGGCACTCGGGTCTGCCCTGAGTTCTGCCTGAAGTCTGCTGTGGAAGTTGTCATACGAGATGGTCTCGCGGTTGACTTGGATGAGTCCGT
The sequence above is drawn from the Selenomonadales bacterium genome and encodes:
- a CDS encoding TonB family protein, which codes for MNHEKWWKRSFIGSLIFHLILLSWIAWVNPFAPKPNPQEDYLDLELVDIKDLPPIPKSSTAPAAMQEAKAIPALKPKEATTPKTIMPTQKIVSPEEATESAPVVTPGAAGSSASNGSAAGGSHGGQGVGISGNDGASGRDLSCGPVVVSRGTAVCKSPLRKKVEVRVRISIGKDGKVHNAVVSSSSGNKGADKAAVEAAYKYTFRPAQDKYGNPIASGGTIAVTVQPNR
- a CDS encoding biopolymer transporter ExbD, producing the protein MKLNNLRTRRSPQLMIIPMIDIIFFLLVFFMMSTMYMVEQNVLPVALPQASSAQNDHVKRIPVTITADGLIQVNRETISYDNFHSRLQAELRADPSAVFVLRADQGIAYGQVIMVLDDMKKAGISRVSVATERAAE